In Cyclopterus lumpus isolate fCycLum1 chromosome 17, fCycLum1.pri, whole genome shotgun sequence, a genomic segment contains:
- the si:ch211-155e24.3 gene encoding zinc finger protein 436 yields the protein MENSGFQSQLLSVMEVLAKAAVAEIHRTVDDSCAVLRLEVSQSRRDIDLLRRKCEGMEAELRRTRRRARRKGFYPPAAERFSPLVKVVLNRGSRSSGWDAEAQSQPQQVADVEPADEAEHILIKEEFADEEKLISGAEQPPCFASQADGFAERYLSAESAADPGGPVSPPDGYAAFPGRRNEAPVFLVKREDDEEPDENAAPELFAMEDGDRPPWSSDPCGDAVDPSFPCAEHQFEPIPFGFPSQSGSHLEDGGPRMHSAGKSHSASAAAARAKRRARALGCKRSQPDDGHGALSQINAVDGGPIPQPSLQLQYRDPNEENPAASSFCGHNRGGGGGFGLARRMRTPWRSGVGEKRFNCTFCDKGFVRFSQLKEHLRSHTGEKPFSCLQCGRSFTKQCNLIRHAVVHSGEKPYECSLCGKCFTQRSSLKSHQKTAH from the exons ATGGAGAACAGCGGCTTCCAGAGCCAGCTGCTGTCCGTCATGGAGGTCCTGGCCAAGGCGGCCGTGGCGGAGATCCACCGGACTGTGGACGACAGCTGCGCGGTGCTGCGGCTGGAGGTGAGCCAGAGCCGGAGGGACATCGACCTGCTGCGGAGGAAGTGCGAGGGCATGGAGGCCGAGCTGAGGAGGACCCGGAGGAGAGCCAGGAGGAAag GGTTTTATCCTCCTGCAGCCGAGAGGTTCTCCCCTTTAGTCAAAGTGGTGCTGAACAGAGGGAGCCGGAGCTCAGGTTGGGATGCCGAGGCTCAAAGTCAACCCCAGCAG gttGCCGACGTGGAGCCGGCTGACGAAGCTGAACACATTCTGATCAAAGAGGAGTTCGCAGACGAGGAGAAACTGA TCTCCGGAGCCGAGCAGCCGCCGTGTTTCGCCTCCCAGGCCGACGGCTTCGCGGAGCGCTACCTCTCCGCCGAGAGCGCGGCCGACCCCGGGGGCCCTGTTTCCCCGCCGGATGGCTACGCCGCTTTCCCCGGGCGCCGAAACGAGGCGCCCGTCTTTCTCGTGAAGCGCGAGGACGACGAAGAGCCCGACGAGAACGCCGCCCCGGAACTGTTCGCGATGGAGGACGGCGACCGGCCGCCGTGGTCGTCCGACCCGTGCGGGGACGCCGTCGATCCGAGCTTCCCGTGCGCCGAGCATCAGTTCGAGCCGATCCCCTTCGGGTTCCCGTCTCAGAGCGGATCGCATTTGGAGGACGGCGGGCCTCGGATGCACTCGGCGGGGAAATCGCATTCGGCGAGCGCGGCGGCGGCGCGAGCGAAGAGGCGAGCCAGAGCGCTGGGATGCAAGAGGTCGCAGCCGGACGACGGACACGGCGCGTTGTCTCAGATCAACGCCGTGGATGGAGGCCCGATTCCTCAACCGTCACTGCAGCTTCAGTACAGAGACCCGAATGAGGAAAACCCGGCGGCCTCTTCTTTCTGCGGGCACAaccgcggcggcggcggcggcttcGGCCTGGCGAGGAGGATGCGGACGCCCTGGAGGTCCGGCGTGGGCGAGAAGAGGTTCAACTGCACGTTCTGCGACAAAGGCTTCGTGAGGTTCAGCCAGCTCAAGGAGCACCTGAGGAGCCACACGGGGGAGAAACCCTTCAGCTGCCTGCAGTGCGGCCGCAGCTTCACCAAACAGTGCAACCTCATCCGGCACGCGGTGGTGCACAGCGGGGAGAAGCCCTACGAGTGCTCGCTGTGCGGGAAGTGCTTCACGCAGCGCTCCAGCCTCAAGTCGCACCAGAAAACGGCGCACTGA